The DNA segment CTCTAAAATGAGTAAGCAGAGGAAGAAATTCCTCTGCTTTTTCGATTTTTATGAAGTTTTTTTGATATACTAAGAATATAAAACGAATGACTAAATTCAGGAGATAATAATATGAGATGTCCAGCTTGTCAATATAACGGAACGCGCGTCGTGGATTCAAGACCGGTTGACGATAGTAAAGCAATACGAAGAAGAAGAGAATGTGAAGAATGTGGGTTTCGCTTTACTACATTTGAAAAGGTAGAAGAAATGCCATTAATTGTTGTAAAAAAAGATGGTTCACGCGAAGAGTTTAGCCGTGAAAAAGTATTGAGAGGTCTTATTCGGGCATGTGAAAAACGTCCTGTTTCACTCGATGCTCTTGAAGAAGTCGTATTTTCAATTGAAAAAGACCTACGTCGTATAGGAAATTCAGAAGTGAAATCTGAAGATGTTGGCGAAATGGTCATGGACCGATTAGCAATGATTGATGAAGTTGCGTATGTACGTTTCGCTTCGGTATATCGTCAGTTTAAAGATATTAACGTGTTTATTGATGAATTAAAAGAATTATTAAAGAAAAATCCACAAGACAAACAGTAAGGAACAGGAGGGCGATGTTGCATGCAACTTTTATTCAAAGAACTTCAACCAGTAGATAGCTTCATCATCCAAATGCCTCATCCACTTGCTGACACAGATCGCCAACTTGTGACCATGTTGTATAAACCAATTATAGGCTCCGATGCTATGAGCCTATACTGCACTTTATGGGCAGAATCAGACAGTCAAATAACTGAACAATTATCACATTATTATTTAATGGATGTTTTAAATATGTCCCTAAAGAAAATATTTGATGCACGCGTTGCTCTGGAAGCCATTGGCTTGATGAAAACGTGGAAAAAAGATGATTTAGATAAGCGCATGTTTATTTACGAAGTAGTAGCCCCACTTGATGCTGCCTCGTTCTTTAGTGAACCGATCTTAGCCACGTCACTATACAGTGTCATCCATGAAAAAGCATATCTTAGGGTAAGAGAACGATTTATGAAAAAGCAAGCTTTACAAGGGGGTTACGAAAACGTCTCGAGAGATTTACAAGACGTCTTTAAGAGTAACCATGACTACACTAAACTCGGGCATATCTTTGATCCTGTTCAACTGAATCAAGCAAGCCGGCCAGAAAAATTCCCTTTTTATTCAATGGATTTTGATTTTGATTTATTAAAGTCGGGTTTATCTGAAGTTATGATCCCTTCTAATGTTCTAACATTACCTGTAAAAGAAATGATTGCAAAAATGGCTTTTTTATATTCGCTAAATGCAATTGATATGCAAAAGGTACTAATGATGGCCATTGATGATCAAAATCGTATTACAGAAGAACGCTTGAAAAAAACAGCTGCTGATTATTACAAACTATCTATTTCTTCTAAACCACCTCGACTTACACAAAAATTAAAACAACAGAATGAAGTGGATACTACAGAAATAAAACTGTCTAAAGATCAATCTTTGATTAAGTATTTAGAAGAAACCCCACCATTAGAAGTTTTGAGAGAAATTTCAAAAGGTAAGGAACCACTGCCGGTGGAAGTCGAATTAGCGAATGAACTTATCTTTATATATGGTTTTCCGCCAGCTGTAATAAATGTATTATTACAATTTGTTTTGATCCGCGCGAAAATGAAATTAAATAAGAATTATGTACACAAAATTGCAGCGCATTGGCAGCGCGAAAATATTCAAACTGCCGAGCAAGCTATAGAAATATCAAGAAAAGAACATGATCAATATGTTGATTGGCAAAATACAGAAAAAACAGCAAAGACTACATCTTATAAACGCAAAAATACACAACGAGATGAGAAAGTACCTGATTGGTTTTATAAAGCAAAAGAAACACGCTCATCCAGACAAACGGTTGAGAATGAGGTAACTGAAGATTGGGAAGAAAAAAAACAACAGTTGCTTAAAAAACTCGGCGTAACAGAGGGGCAGGCCAAAACTAATGGAACCAATAAGTGAGACATTAAAACGTGTCGTAAATGCACCAGCATTTTCAGAGCGATATGAAAAAATGAAAATAGAAATTCTTGAAAACAGAGGAGTTCAAGAATTTCTAGCAGCAAATCCAGAAGTCGTAAATAAAAGCATGGTTGATCGTGGTCTAGGAAAACTTTATGAGTATACTTCTCAAAATCATGACTGCAATAACTGTGAAAACGTGGCAAACTGTCATAACATGATGAAAGGTTATGTGCCAAAACTAACGATTAATCGTGGATTGATTGAATTGGATTATTCGAGATGTCTGCAAAAGACCATTGAGGATGAACGTCGTGAAGTGTCTGCGATGATTTCTAGTATGCATATGCCAAAAGACGTGATGGAAGCAAGACTTTCAACGGTTATTTATGATCACAACACACGTGTAAATCTAGGGAATTACGCTAGTGCTTTTATGGAAGAAGTAAAAGCTACTGGGAAAGTACCTTCAAAAGGTTTTTATATTTACGGAGAGTTTGGCGTTGGGAAATCCTATGTATTAGGTGCTATGGCGAATGAACTTGCAGAACAAAGAATCAAAACAGTTCTCGTATATGTTCCGGAATTTCTACGCGAGATGAAACATGCAATTCAAGATCAGTCTCTTCAAGAAAAAGTTGATTATGTGAAAAAAGCGCCTGTTCTCATGCTAGATGATCTAGGTGCGGAATCTTTATCGAGTTGGACACGAGATGAAATCCTAGGAACGGTTTTACATTACAGAATGGCTGAAAATTTGCCGACTTTTATCACTTCTAACTTCAGTTACGAAGGGTTAGAAGACCACTTAACCCTAACGGGAAAAGGGGAACTGGAGCTTGTAAAAGCTGCAAGAATTATGGAGAGAATTCGTACGACCACCATCCCAATAAAATTAAGTGGGAAAAATAGAAGAGACGGATAAAGTTAAAAGAGTGGAGAAATCCACACTTTTAACTTTTTTGAATAATTAGGAAATATTAAATTTGGCGATATGTTATTGACAATTTCTTTATCACATTTATAATTGAGATTGAGAATCGTTTTCAATAGGGGTTCATCATAATTTTTGGGGAGAGACATTCAATGAAAAAAGTACTATACTTATTTTTGACGTTCGCATTGCTAGTCTTAACAGCTTGTGGCAACGATACAACATCTAAAAGCACAACGAACGATACAAAAGAAACCACTGAAAGCAAAGAAGTAAATCTATATACAGCACGTCATTATGAAGTAGACGATCAGCTTTATGCAAAATTTGAAGAAGAGACAGGGATTAAAGTTAACCTTATTAAAGGTGATGCTGACGAATTACTTGAACGAATTAAACGTGAAGGAGACGCAACACCAGCAGATTTATTCCTAACTGCTGATGCTGGACGTTTATACCGTGCAAAAGAGGATGGTCTATTACAAGCTGTTTCAAGTGATTTATTAGATCAGCAAATTCCTGCTAACTACCAAGACAAAGACCAAATGTGGTATGGTTTAACTAAGCGTGCTCGTGTTTTGATATATAACAAAGAAACTGTAAAACCTGAAGACTTATCGACATATGAAGCATTGACAGAAGAGCAGTGGAAAAGCCGTGTCTTGATTCGTAGCTCTGAAAATATCTATAATCAATCTTTGGTAGCATCTTTTATTGAAATTAATGGCGAAGAAAAAACGAAAGAATGGGCTAGAGGACTTGTAGCAAACTTTGCGCAAACACCTCAAGGTGGCGACCGCGATCAAGCAAAAGCAATAGCAGCTGGTATTGGTGATGTAGCTATCATGAATTCTTATTACTTTGGTCAAATGTTGAATTCTATGGAACCAGAAGAAGTTAAAGTAGCAGAAGGGTTAGGCTTATTCTTCCCTAACCAAGAAACAACAGGTACACATGTAAATGTAAGTGGAGCTGGTGTCGTGAAAACATCTAAAAACAAAGACAATGCAATTAAACTTCTTGAGTTCTTATCAGCTCCTGAAGCACAAAGTACATTTGCAGAAGCAAACTATGAATACCCAGTTAACGAATCAGTAGAACCTTCTGAATTGCTTAAAACATGGGGCGAATTTAAAGAACAAGATATTTCATTATCTGTTCTTGGCGATAACAATTCAAAATCAATTTTAATTTTTAACGAAGTTGGTTGGAAATAATCAAATAAAATGCCCTTGTTACGACTATTCGTAACAAGGGATTTCTTGCGATTGGATAAGAGGTGTTGAGACGTGCAAAGAAAACTAGCGAATGTAAATATGTGGACGGTATCAGCAGCAATCATTATGATTCTATTATTTTTGCCAAACTTAACGATTGTAAAGGGAATTTTTACACCATCCAATGAAAACTGGGCACATATGAAAGAATTTGTTATGGGATCTTTTATAAAAACGTCTTTTATCCTCATCAGTGCAACAGCTATTTTGACTATTGTTATCGGCTTAAGCTTAGCTTGGATCATTGTACAATATGATTTTCCTTTGCGACGATTTTTAAAGTGGACGCTTATATTGCCACTATCAATTCCTCCTTTTATTGGTGCATATACGTATCATGGGATTGTCAACTACACAGGTGTTGTTCAAACAACACTTCGTGACCAATTTGGCATGAGTCTAAATCAATCATACTTTGATATTATGAATTTGCCTGGTGCAATTTTTATTTATACGATGTTTTTATATCCGTATGTGTATACGATTACACGAATTTTCTTATCTCAGCAATCCGCTTCTCTAATAGAAAGTGCTCGAATGTTAGGGAAAGGTTCTTGGCGTACTTTCTTCCAAGTTGTAGTACCGATTTCCAGAGTTTCCGTCATTGGTGGAGCAAGTTTAGTTGTTCTGGAAGTGTTAAATGACTATGGTGTTGTAAAATACTTTGGCATTCAGACGTTTACAACGGCGATTTTTCAATCTTGGTTTGGTTTGGGCGATATTGAAACGTCAATTAAACTTGCTGCATCACTTATGGGGTTTGTAATTATAATCTTAATGATCGAAAAACTATTACGAGGTAGACGTCAATACAGTTACTCAACGACCAAAGTGCGACCCTTACAACTCATTCAGTTGAAAGGTTTGAAAGCATTTTTAGCTACTAGTTATGGATTAATTATTTTAAGCTTAGGCTTCTTTATTCCAATAGCTCAGCTTATTGATTGGACAATCTTAACGTTTGGTACAATTCCAATGAGTGAATTCATGTCTTATGTGAAAAATTCAGTATTAGTTGCTGGAATAACCGCAACAGTTATTATTATTTTTGCATTAATTGTTGGGAATTTCAGTCGCTTAGTACATGGGAAAGTAGCGAATTTGTTGCCTAAATTATCTATTCTCGGTTATTCTATACCAGGAGCGGTCATTGCTGTTGCTGTTGTCACAGCATTTATCGGACTTGATCGTTTTTTAGCACCTTTGTATCAACTGATGGGTATTAATAAAACACTTGTACTAAGCGTAAGTTTAATTATGTTAATTTCTGCATATATTATTCGATTTTTCGCGATTGGTTATAATTCCATCGAATCTGGATATGATAAAATTGGAACAGATTTTAGAGACGCCTCCAGACTTCTCGGTGTCGGTCTAACAAAAACATTTTTCAAAGTTGATTTACCCATGCTAAAAGGAGCCATTATTAGCGGCTTTCTATTAATTTTTATTGATATCTTGAAAGAAATTCCGTTAACGTTAATTTTACGTCCATTTAATTTCGATACGCTTTCAACGAAAGCATTTCAATATGCAAGTGATGAAAAAATTATGGAAGCTTCGCAAGCTTCGTTATTAATTGTTGGAATAAGTGCCCTTGCTATTTATATTTTCTATAAGTTTCTAGAAAAGGAGCGTGATTGATATGTTTATTTCCATTAAAAATGTTTGTTTCTCATATCCAAATACAGAATCTGTAGCACTTGATCAGTTTTCA comes from the Paenisporosarcina antarctica genome and includes:
- the dnaI gene encoding primosomal protein DnaI; the protein is MEPISETLKRVVNAPAFSERYEKMKIEILENRGVQEFLAANPEVVNKSMVDRGLGKLYEYTSQNHDCNNCENVANCHNMMKGYVPKLTINRGLIELDYSRCLQKTIEDERREVSAMISSMHMPKDVMEARLSTVIYDHNTRVNLGNYASAFMEEVKATGKVPSKGFYIYGEFGVGKSYVLGAMANELAEQRIKTVLVYVPEFLREMKHAIQDQSLQEKVDYVKKAPVLMLDDLGAESLSSWTRDEILGTVLHYRMAENLPTFITSNFSYEGLEDHLTLTGKGELELVKAARIMERIRTTTIPIKLSGKNRRDG
- the nrdR gene encoding transcriptional regulator NrdR; this encodes MRCPACQYNGTRVVDSRPVDDSKAIRRRRECEECGFRFTTFEKVEEMPLIVVKKDGSREEFSREKVLRGLIRACEKRPVSLDALEEVVFSIEKDLRRIGNSEVKSEDVGEMVMDRLAMIDEVAYVRFASVYRQFKDINVFIDELKELLKKNPQDKQ
- a CDS encoding ABC transporter permease, which encodes MQRKLANVNMWTVSAAIIMILLFLPNLTIVKGIFTPSNENWAHMKEFVMGSFIKTSFILISATAILTIVIGLSLAWIIVQYDFPLRRFLKWTLILPLSIPPFIGAYTYHGIVNYTGVVQTTLRDQFGMSLNQSYFDIMNLPGAIFIYTMFLYPYVYTITRIFLSQQSASLIESARMLGKGSWRTFFQVVVPISRVSVIGGASLVVLEVLNDYGVVKYFGIQTFTTAIFQSWFGLGDIETSIKLAASLMGFVIIILMIEKLLRGRRQYSYSTTKVRPLQLIQLKGLKAFLATSYGLIILSLGFFIPIAQLIDWTILTFGTIPMSEFMSYVKNSVLVAGITATVIIIFALIVGNFSRLVHGKVANLLPKLSILGYSIPGAVIAVAVVTAFIGLDRFLAPLYQLMGINKTLVLSVSLIMLISAYIIRFFAIGYNSIESGYDKIGTDFRDASRLLGVGLTKTFFKVDLPMLKGAIISGFLLIFIDILKEIPLTLILRPFNFDTLSTKAFQYASDEKIMEASQASLLIVGISALAIYIFYKFLEKERD
- a CDS encoding Fe(3+) ABC transporter substrate-binding protein codes for the protein MKKVLYLFLTFALLVLTACGNDTTSKSTTNDTKETTESKEVNLYTARHYEVDDQLYAKFEEETGIKVNLIKGDADELLERIKREGDATPADLFLTADAGRLYRAKEDGLLQAVSSDLLDQQIPANYQDKDQMWYGLTKRARVLIYNKETVKPEDLSTYEALTEEQWKSRVLIRSSENIYNQSLVASFIEINGEEKTKEWARGLVANFAQTPQGGDRDQAKAIAAGIGDVAIMNSYYFGQMLNSMEPEEVKVAEGLGLFFPNQETTGTHVNVSGAGVVKTSKNKDNAIKLLEFLSAPEAQSTFAEANYEYPVNESVEPSELLKTWGEFKEQDISLSVLGDNNSKSILIFNEVGWK
- a CDS encoding replication initiation and membrane attachment family protein → MQLLFKELQPVDSFIIQMPHPLADTDRQLVTMLYKPIIGSDAMSLYCTLWAESDSQITEQLSHYYLMDVLNMSLKKIFDARVALEAIGLMKTWKKDDLDKRMFIYEVVAPLDAASFFSEPILATSLYSVIHEKAYLRVRERFMKKQALQGGYENVSRDLQDVFKSNHDYTKLGHIFDPVQLNQASRPEKFPFYSMDFDFDLLKSGLSEVMIPSNVLTLPVKEMIAKMAFLYSLNAIDMQKVLMMAIDDQNRITEERLKKTAADYYKLSISSKPPRLTQKLKQQNEVDTTEIKLSKDQSLIKYLEETPPLEVLREISKGKEPLPVEVELANELIFIYGFPPAVINVLLQFVLIRAKMKLNKNYVHKIAAHWQRENIQTAEQAIEISRKEHDQYVDWQNTEKTAKTTSYKRKNTQRDEKVPDWFYKAKETRSSRQTVENEVTEDWEEKKQQLLKKLGVTEGQAKTNGTNK